ACCCCTCGATTCCACAAAAAACGGGGGGCAGGGACAAGAGGGTGCAGCCGTGACTGTGCCACGAGGTCGGGTCAGTTGTGACCCGAAAAAAATGTCCTTAATCAAAACTATACTTAATGCACTTGAGTTGGCGGGTAGAGTGGTGGAAAAGGTCCAAGTTGAAGAAAGTGACTAAGTTGGAAGGGCCATGAGGCCAGGTATAGAAACGCTGTGTTCGTAGTGTTAGAGGAGTTAGGTCAAAGGGATTCTCTCCAGAAATCTCTGTGTCTAAGGAGAAAGATGATGAAGAAAGTCATGTTTGTGTTGGTCAGCTTGCTCGTCGTAAGCTCGTTTGCCTTCGCGTTGGAGTCTGGACCCTCCAACAAAGTTGGCTACGTGAAGATTCAGTGCAACGGCGGCACGTCTGCGGTGTATACGGCGTTCGGTCTGCCGTTCAAGTTCTGGACCGTGCCCACGGGCAACGTTCCGACCTACGGTACCGAGTCTCGTAAGCCGTCGAGCATCGTGGGTACGCAGACCAACTGCGGTACGTCTTTGACTGCCGACCGTATCGTGCGTCAGGACGTAGGCCGGTTTGCCTATCGTAACAGCGCGTCGAGCTGCACGTGGGCGGGCCAGTTGGAGACGAACCCGGCCGATATGGAACCGGGACGCGCCTACTGGTATCGCAACAATTCCGGTGCGGTCCGTAACCTCGTGCTGGCAGGCGAAGCCGACACCACGGGTATTGGCATCCCCACCGTGACGATTACCGCCCCGACTACGCAACCGCTTATCCCCACGCCCTATTCCTGGCGTGATCCCCGCGATGTCCCGCGTGAGCGTCTGAACCTTCTGGCTCAGGGCTTCACGGGTGGTACCAGCTTGACGTCGGACAAGGTTCTGGCTCAGGTCGGCGGCGCGGCGTTTACGTATAATACCAGCACCAACCTCTGGTCTGGCGGCTTGACCGTAGTTTCCCCGGGCGTTGCTTATTGGATCCAGAATAAGCATTCGGGCCATACGTGGAACTACACCTACAACGCTTCTGGCGTTCCCCTCACGATGCCCGACGGCAACACCATTTCGACCATGAAGATCAGCACCCATAAGGTTGCTCCGGTCGCCAAGAATACCGTCAAGGCAGGCAATTAATCGACTTCGATGAATACGAATTGGTCACGGATTAGACTGGCGCTTAAAAAGTAAGGAGAAGGTTCATGAAGGTCAAATTGTTAGTTTTTGCGGCAGCCCTGCTCGCGCTGACGTCGCTCAGCTTCGCGCAGAACTTCGTCGCTTGTTTTTACTACGACGGAAGTCAGCTCACCGCCAATTGTGACGGCACCGGCGGCGCGCTTCCCGACGGTACCCCCATGGTCATCTATTACGACGCTAACAGCAACGGCCCGGACGCTGCTGATCAGCCGGCTACTGTTTGCTCCAATCCGCCCGACTGCGCCGATGGCCCCGCCGGTACGGTTAACTTCAATACGTTCGTTATCAACAGCGCTGAAGTGGGTCTTGAGCCCGGCCAGTTCCTGAGCGAGCCGTGCTTCACCAGTTCGGGCATCACCCCTTCGCCGTCCCGTTACTACATCAAGCTCACGGCTGCCAACGGCTTGGTTTGGATGAGCCCGGTGTTCACGCTTGCGGTTGGTCCGCAGGACGTCTATTGCGGCCCCTGGACCTGCACCCCTCCTCCTCCCCCGACCTGCACCCCGATCCCCGACACCCGCGCCGTGACGTTCGCCCCGGTGTCCGGTAATGTTCAGGATCAGGCTGCCTGCATCACCCTGTGCCACGCCTATCCGACCGTGACCGTGTGTGTTGGCCCGACGCTGTTTGGCCGCCTGCCGGAAGTTGTCGCCAGCTCGAACTGCCAGTGCGACCCGCATCAGGCCGCTGGCTACACGTTTGACGGCAGCATGGCCGGCCCGTGGGTTTGGAATGCCGCCACGATGAGCTATTGCCAGCAGATCGTCCTCGGCCCCAACGGCACCGAAGGCTGCGTTGAGCTGCATTTTGATTACATCTTGGCCGCCCGTGTCACCGACGTGCAGATTCTCCCGCGTGACAATTCGGTCAGCGTCAGCTTCAAGACGGCTTCCGAAACCAACATGGCCCGTTACGAAGTTCGCCGCAATGGCAACGTGGTCGCCCGCCTGGATGCCAACAATGGCTCCACCGAGCATAGCTACAGCTACACCGACAACAGCGCTGCCAATGGCACCACCTACACCTACGAACTGGTGTCCGTGAGCGTTGACGGTTCGACCAACCTCGAAGCCACCCAGGCTGTGACGCCGGATCAGAACCACGCGCTGGTGACCGAGTACGCTCTGCACCAGAACTTCCCGAACCCCTTCAACCCGACGACCTCGATTCGGTTTGACCTGGTCGAGAACAACTTCGTCAGCCTGAAGATCTACAATGCCAACGGCCAGGAAGTGTCGACGATCGTCAATGGCAACCGCCAGGCGGGTGTCAATGTCGTCAACTTCGACGCCACCAACCTGACCAGCGGCCTGTATTTCTACACCGTGAAGGTCGGCAATGTTTACAGCGCCACGAAGAAGATGCTTCTGGTGAAGTAAGCGGATTGGTTTGTCCCTTTCAGAGCGGGGTCTGGCCTCCAGACCCCGCTCTGCGTAAGGGCACTCCGGAAATGGAATTCAAAAAGTGAAAAACGAAAAGGTGTTGGATCAGGAATTCGCATTTTTCGTTTTTCATTTTTAGTTTAGTAATGGGATATGATGACAAGTGCCCCGGCGCGGATCCCGTCCCGGTTGGCACAAACGTTGCAGCGTTCTGTGTGGTTAAAACACAGGAAGAGGAAGATGATAATGGTTCGCTGGTTTGCTGGCATAGCCACACTGCTTTTACTGCTGACGGTCACTGCGTCCGCACAACCTTTCTCCGCCACGTGGATCTACATTTCGGACGGCGGAAATGCCGCGCTGACGACCGCGTGTCCGCCGCAAGGGACCACTCCGATCCCCGACGGACGAATTGTCAAGATTTTCTGGGATTCCAACAACAACGGTCCCGATCTGGTAGACCCGCAACCGCAGGTCTGCATTGATCCCCCCGATTGTATTGATGGCCCTCCCGGATCGGTGAATTACAATCAGTTCCAAATGAATGGAACGGCTGGAGGTTACGGCGCGGGTTACTTTGTCACGGACAACCCGAACTTTGCCAGCAGCGGTGTTACACCGGATCCTTCACGCTATTATCTGCGAATTTATCAGCCGGATGGTGTCACCGTGTTGTGGACCAGCCGTGCCTTTACGATTACCACAGGCGCCCAGGAAATCTGGATGCAGCAGAGCGACTGGACCTGCGGAACCGGACCCCAGTGCGTGGTTCGGGACGAGCACGAATAGTTCGCGTTTGTGGCCTTAACAGCATATGAGACGTCTGCGAGGCGCATCATCCGGTGCGCCTTTTTCTTCAGACGCGGCGAGGAATCGTCAGAAACGGGTGGGACTGAAGCGGAATTCGCGAGTGGAAGGCCGAATTATGAATCGGATACTATGGATCCGGTTTGACGGATGATCTTGTCAGCGCACAATTTCCGAAGTGTCAAGACAAGGTCAGGCCTTGCAATTTTGAGGGAAACTTGGTACCTTTTCTTCCGTATAAAGACTGAGTCTTTATTCGACATTAGAATACACACACAAGGCGTGGAAAGGCAATGCAGAAACGATTAATTGCAGTGCTGGCTGTGGTGGTGGCGATGACCGGCATGTTCATCACCAACGGCTGCGAGCGGGCCAAAGCGCAGGGCAAGCTGCAGATCATGTACAGCGGCAACATTCGGGGAAACGTCGTCCCCTGCGGTTGACACGACAAAAAAGGTGGAGTGGCCCGGTGGGCTGCTTTTATCAACCGGCAGAAGAATCCCGACGCCTCATGGCTGACGGTGGACGCCGGAGACTATGTGGATCGCGGTGGGAATGGCGGATGCACGAACAAGTGCCAGTTCATGGTGACCAGCTATAAGGATCTCCATTACGATGTGCTGAACATCGGCAAGCAGGAGGTCTGGATGGGCTATGACGCGCTGGACTCGCTGATTCGGGCGACCAAGGCCGCCAAGGGCACGCAGTTCGTATCGGCAAACCTGGTGAACGTGAAGACCAAACGGCCGCTCACGAACCCCACGGTGGTCAAGGATTACGGTCATTTCCGCGTGGGCCTGATCGGCTTGCTGGCGGAGGCGGATTTCCCCAAGGGATCCACGCTGCTGGACAGCACGCATCTGGCGGTCACGCCCTACATGGACGCGGCCAAAAAGTATCTGCCGTCTCTGCTCAAGAAGACGGACGCGGTGGTGGTGCTGGGTGAACTGACCTCAGGTCAGATCGACACGCTGGTGAAGGCCTATCCGGACATCGACGTGGTGATTTCCACCGGTGCGGTCAAGACCGGCGAGGCGCCGTACGTCGTGGGCAAGACCCATGTCCTCGGAACAGGCAGCTCGGGCTACAGCGGCCATTATGCCATGCTGGAGTTTAATCCCTCCCGCTCGGACAGCGTGGGCTTTACCCAGTATCAGGATCAGTTGACGGAAACGTACGAAGAAAAGGGCCTGTGGGCGGACAAGATCGCCGCTTTCAGCGCCATGCCGGCTGCGCCGGCGCAGCCGCTGAAGACGCCGAACCCCGCACTGAACACGTTGCCGACCCAGCCGAAGCCGGCGGCACCGACAGGCGTATCTACGAAGCCCAACGCGGGCTGATCGCTGACTGGCGATTCCCATTGAATCCTGCCGGCGACTGCCTGTTGCCGGCCATCATTCGACTACAACACCTCTCCCGGTTCGCCGGGAGAGGTCTTGCACAGAATCGGATCAGGAATTCAATGAAAGGGATCGTCATGCGAAAGTGTTGGACAATGCTGGGAGCGGCGGCGCTGTTGTTGATCGCCGCCGCTTTTCTTGCGTCATGCAGCAGCCGGAGTGAAGCACAGGGCAAGCTGCAAGTCATGTACAGCGGCAACATCCGGGGCAATGTCTCACCGTGTGGTTGCCATGTTTCCAAGGGCGGCGTGGCCCGGTGGGCTGCTTTTATCAACCGGCAGAAGAATCCCGACGCCTCGTGGCTGACGGTGGACGCCGGAGACTATGTGGATCGCGCGGGGACCGGCGGTTGTACGAGCAAGTGCCAGTTCATGGTGACCAGCTATAAGGATCTCCACTACGATGTGCTGAACATCGGCAAGCAGGAGGTCTGGATGGGCTATGACGCTCTGGACTCGCTGATTCGGGCGACGGAGGGCGCGAAAGGGACGCGATTTGTGTCGGCGAACCTGGTGAACGTGAAGACCAAACGGCCGCTCACGAACCCCACGGTCATCAAAGAGTATGGTCATTTCCGCGTGGGCCTGATCGGCTTGCTGGCGGAGGCGGATTTCCCCAAGGGATCCACGCACTGGACAGTACACGTCTGGCGGTCACGCCCTACATGGACGCGGCCAGGAAGTATCTGCCGTCTTTGCTGAAGAAGACAGACGCGGTGGTGGTGCTGGGCGAATTGAGTTCGGGTCAGATTGACACGCTGGTCAAGGCATTCCCGCAGATCACGATGGTGATTTCTGTCGGGTCGGTTCGATCTGGCGAGACCCCGGCGCTTTCCGGCAAGACGCATGTTCTCGGAACGGGCAGTTCAGGCTATAACGGGCATTGGGCCATGTTGGAGTTTAATCCCGCCCGGCATGACAGCCTTGCCTTCACATCCTATCAGGACCCGTTAATTGACACCTACGACGAGAAGGGATCGTGGGCGGACAAACTGGCGGCCTTCACCGGCAAATCCACTGCGACTCCACAGACACCGCCCGCCAATAGCGTTACCCCCGGCACCGGGCCGAGTACCGCTCCCCCGACATCTGCGGCCTCCAAGGGCTGATCAGGCGGATCATTTTATGAACCTCATTCATTCAGGATTTCCCATGCGACCACGCTGGCTGTTGATGATAGCAGCCGTTATCGCCCTGGGCAGCAGCTCGCTGTTTAGCGTTGCTCTCGCCCGCCGGACCGGCCCGGCCAGTGTGCCGGCGCGCATTCATTTTTCCAGCAACTTCGAAGGCGAACTGGAACCCTGCGGTTGACACGCGAAAAAAGGCGGGCTGGCCCGGAGGGCCGGCTATCTGGAACAACAGCGTGTGGACACGGCGGCCAACCTGACGGTGGACGCCGGGCGCTTTTGCGGCGTGGCGACTCTGCCGTACGGCGCCTTGGGCGTCAACGATACCGTGAAGGCCCGGGCCTTTATCGAGTTCTTCAAACAACTGCATTATGACGCCGTGGCGCTGGGCTCCAGCGAAATGGCGTATGGTCTGGATTTCTGGAAAGCCGAAGCCCGCGGCGGTTTGCCCGTGCTGGCGGCGAATCTGCTCTACAAAGGGAATGTGCTGACCTATCCGAAACCGGACCGGCCGGTCTTCCAGACGGCGCAGCCGCAGCATCGTAGCGATAACGGCCAGTATGTCATCCGCGAACAGAACGGTGTGCGGCTGGGTGTCATCGGCTTCCTCTCGCAGAGCGCATGGAAGGCTGCCAAGGATTCCACCTCGCCGGTCTCTTTCCACTCGCCCTTCGAGATGCACAGCCTTGTGCGTGACGTGGCGGGACAGTGCGACCACCTGACGGTGGTGGGCGACTTCACGCTGCAGGAAGCGGATTCGTTGACGCGGGTCATGCCGGAAATCAATCTGGTGGTGGCCTCGAATATCCGGATCGATCAGTCGCAGCGGCGCAGCCATGCGGTGATTGTCGGTCTGCCGCCCCGCGGCAACACCGGCAACTACGTGGAATGGAATCTGGCCATGCGCGACAGCGCGGATGCGACTTCGCGCACCGTGTCCCTGGAAACGGGCGCGCCCGAAGACACCAGCATCGCGCGGCTTTTGGTGCAGGTCAAAGAGAAGACTACCGGTCCGGCTCCCGTGCCGGCCAAACCGGCTATGGCTCCGGCGCCAACGCCGCCACTTACACCGCCGTCCAAGCCGGCGACTGCAACACAGACATCCAGTGCCATTCCGGCCAAGCCGGTCACTCCGGCTCCGTCCGTTCCGCCGGATCAGGACGGGACGAAGCAATAGACTTCAGGAGACACGTGTGAAGGTTAGAAACTCAACGACTGTGCAATGGGTTGCGGCCATCGTGCTGCTTGCACTGCTGGCTCTGCCCGTCTTTGCCGCGGGCGCGCCGAAACTGGCGCTGGAAAAGGCGAAAATCGACACCAACCGCCCTGTGCTGTTTGATTCCGTGGCAAATCCTCCGCCGTACGTGCCGCAGATCAATCCGTTCAGCATTCTGGCGTCGATGAACTCCTTTAAGACGCCGGTGCTCGATCACAGCGGCAAGCCCCATCAGCATGGGCATGTTATTCAGGTGATTGTAGATGGCGGCAACGGCAGGCAGGATCCGCCGCAGACGGATGGCATGCCGGGCGGCGACGATTCGCTGGCCTATGGCAACTTCAACTTGATTTGTCTGGACGGTCTGGACGATCCGCCGAAGATGAACGAAGCGACGGGTCTGTTCTTCTCGAAGCGGTATTTCATTCCGTTCCTTCCCAGCAGGGCATACTACTTGCGGGTATGGGAAGGGAATGATTATGCCACCGCTCCGTATTACCAGGACTCGAAGGAATATGATGCGGGTGAAGATCGCGGCGGCGCGATGATCACCCTCGCCGTTCCCCACCCGATTGACGTGGACTGGAAGTTCGGACCCTCCATACCCCGGCCACAGCTCGCCAAGTCTACAAAATAGACGGCGGACAGGTCACCGGAATCTTACGGAGTGGATGGCAACATCCACTCCGTTTTTTTATTTTTCCGGTAGACACGATGAAACATTCCGTTGCCCTTGTTACGCTGATGTTGCTGCTTGGCCACCTGACCGCACGCGCCGATGGCTACCGCCTCGACGTGGGGCATTTCGACCCGCAGGGTCCGTTGACGGTGAGTGCCGCTGCGGAGACTCCCCTGGCGGATGGCTGTCTGGGTCAAATTCTGGTGGACATGGCCGGTGACGGCATCAACGTGCCGGATCTGGCGGGGAATGCGGGAAAGGGCGATGCCTTGTTGACGGGCAGCGAGGATACGCGCCGCGCGCCGGAGAGCGGGTTCAACTTTGCCGTGAATGGCGGCGCGCTGCTGACCATGCCGGGAAGCTTTTTGTTGTCCCCGGGATTTGCCGGCGCGACGGTTCCACGGCACCGGATCTATCTTCGCGTGTGGAACGCACCAGAGCCCTCTCAGGCCACGGGATATTGGGATTCGCCATTATATACGGTGCTGCCGGGAAATCAGCAGGTGAGCTTCCTGCGCAGCGAATGGTGCTTTAGCGCGACCATGCCCGACGGCGACACGCCGGTGACAGTGGCGGCGACTCAACCGCTGCAGGCTTTTCCCAACCCGTTCAACTCCTCATCGCGGATCAGCTTTGCTCTTCAGCAGAAAGAGCATGTGCGGCTGGTCGTGTATGACTTGACGGGTCGACTGGTGACCACGCTGATGGATGGACCGATGGATAATGGCCGGCATGACTTTGTCTTTGACGGCACGAATCTGCCTACGGGACTTTACTTTTTGAGATTGCAGGCGGGAAAAGAATTGTCGCAGGTGACGCGGCTGTTGTTGATCAGGTAAGAATCACCGCCCCGTGTTTCAGCACAGCAAGCTGTGCAACTACGACCCGGTCAAAAAGGGGTAGTTGCGCAGCTTGCTGCGCTCTGGCACGTCCGTTCCTCCTGAGCCGCGAGCGGTACGGAACAGAGAGATCCTTTTAGAGCATGGTCCTCTGTTCAAAAGGGAACCTCCTCTGAGCGCGGGGAGTTTTTCAGATACAATAGAAGATACGAAAGTACCTCCCCGACATCTGGCTATCGCCGGATGTTTTTTCAGGGCACATGGAACTATTAAAGAGAACTCAGACGCGTATTCAAACAAGTCTGTAGTGGAAAGGATAGGTTATGAAACGCTCATGGATGATTGCCCTTCTGCTCTGTACGCTGACGGCGGGCTCGGTCTGGGCGCAGTCGTATGTAGTGCTTCCCACGATCGGTATTCGCGGCGGAGCGGATTTCGCACGTTACCGGGACACCGGTTCCTCGAGTGGAATCAGCATGAAGAACCAGACCAATGGCACAGCGGCGCTGACCTTCGAACATGCCCTCTGGCATCCGGAGACTTACTGGTCCACGCTGTCGTTGAAGCATGACTTCATGTACATCCGCACGGGCGGCCGTTTCCAGATGGCCAACGGGGCCATTCAGAAGGACAAGGTGGACGAACTGCGCTTTGCGCCGAACCTGCTGTTCCGCTGGACGACGCATGCTCCCGCGCCGTTTATTATGGGGGGCGGTTTTGTCGGCTATGACATCAGCAGCAAGTTTACCACCACCAATGCGCCTGGCGGAGCGAATGCCAGCGGCACGTTGCAGGACTGGAATAAATTGAACTACGGCGTGAGCGGCGGTGCGGGCTTCCAGATTCCCACGCCGGCGGGCGCGTTGAGTTTTGATGGCCGGTACAACCTTGGCTTGGCCAACAAGTTCAAGAGTGGCACCCAGAACGGTCTGAAGCGCCGCACCTCGGGTGTGGTGGTGATGGCCGGACTCGATTTCCGTCTGCCGGGCAGCAGATAATCCGCCCGACATCCCGGACTAAACACGCCCGCGAGGTTAGCTTCGCGGGCGTTGTTTTTTTGTGCTTGTGGGGAGGTGCGAAAGGGACTGCTTAACAGGAAAATTATTTTGTACCAAACGAACTGCTTAACTTGAAGAAAACGCTGAAATTCTGAAACGCTGAAAGGCTGAAAAAGGGGCGAAAACACGGCGATTCTCGGGTTTCTTTCTCTTTGTTGCTTTGCAGACCTCTATCCCCCGGCCCCTTTGGTTTTGCCAGCAGACCCCCATCCCCCCGCCCCCTTTCCCCATAAAATAGGGAAAGGGGGAGCAGAAGAGAAGGGCGTGCGGCGGGCCTATGCTTCGCCGTGGCATGCGTCTGGGGGTTCGCATGCCCGGCTAAGGCAGGAGGGTGCGCGGCTCTTCTGCCCCCCATCTACTAGCCAGCACGCCGGCGTGCTGATCCATGGCCACGGTCTTGCCCAGCGGGGCAAGACCCCTATCCCCAGCCCTTTCCCCACTAAAGTGGAGAAAGGGGGAAAAACAAGAGCCCTGCCGCCGCGAAGCTTAAGGCCGCCGCGAAGGATTGGGGGGACATAATATATGAACAGATGTTCCGAAAAGCAAGGGGGCAGGGGAACGGAAAAATAGGAAATTAGAAATTGGAAATAGGAAAACGGAGGGGCAGGCCTCGGGGGTTTAAAGGGGACAAGGGGGTCGGGTATGGGTGGGGTGTGAAGGATATATCGCAGCGGGGAATGCAAAACCCCCTTCGGTGGAAGGGGGTAGGACAAGTAAAGGAATCCATAGTTGAAGACAACGCATATCCGTGCGCGCCAATGGTATCATGACCTCAAGCGACGCTAGACATGAGTCTAGTGGCGGCGGATTGATAGAACTGCTGCTCAAGTGGCGACACCTTCCACTTCTCGAGATATTGGAAGGTCATCACATATAACGTATGCTTTGGAAGCGGTGGCGGCTTGGTGCCTGGACGTTTGATTTTTGATTTTATATAGTTAATGACCGCGTTAGTCAGAAAATGACCCCTTATGATCGACCATCTTTCACGGTCCGAGTTCCGAACTTGCTCCATAATTGGTTCAAGTTCCGCATTTGTGAAGGCGGGCTGAGTGCGCTTGATATGGTGGCTTGTCTTGGTCCGGTCGATATAGCAAGAGTGATCACTTCGCAAGAATCTGGAGCAGTTGTCCCCCATTACCTCCAACCCTCTGCCATACTGTTGGTTCGCGATATCCAGAGCAAGTAAATCATCAACCTCCGCTTCCAAGCTTGACATCCAGACACTTACCTCCTTCGCCGAAACGCCCGACGAGGCGTTGAACAACTTAACTATGTGAGCGATTGCTTGAGCGGTGAAAAGAGAGTTTTCGATTGAGTACCCATAGGTGTAGAGTATTCTGTCGTGTTGCTTTACACCACCTGTGAAACGTCCGTAATCACTATCTGCTGCGACTATGATGTCCGCATTTTTGTCCACGATGTGGCTCATGTAGTGCTTAAGCTTCTCGACTCCGCCAGCCGGTTTGACATAGACCAATTCCACGCCGCATGCGTGCAGCACGATTCGCCAGAAATTGACATCGTTGTCATCCTCAACAAAAAGGACGGAGTCGACTTTGTAGAATTTCTTTAGGTTGTTGAGGGCTCCCGCAGAATGTTCGAGGTTGCTCATGAAGTCATTTTCCCTTGGAAGATCTTCTCCATGTCAATGATTGCGTCTCCGTGCTGGGAGGTGATTTCAGGTGCATGTGTAGCCACAATTATCTGCGCAGATGGATTCAGCCTATGAATGGCATCGAGAATCTGCTCTTGCCACCTGATGTGTAACGAAAGTTCTGGTTCATCGGCGAGAAAAATGAACGGAACTTCTTCCTGCAACAGGGTCTCAGCCAACAATACCATGAGTTGTTTCTCACCGGACGAGAGATCTCCAATCTCGATCGTGGCGGGATCTGCAGCCGCCAGTTCCTCGGCTGACTTACCTTGTGGCTTGAGGACGACGTTCAAAAGGCCTTCCGAACTCAGGCCTATCTTTTTGTCATCGATAAACTCGTGGAGTATTGAGAAAAACAGGTTGAGATTCTTAAAAATGTCGTTCTTTTTGGATTGAGCGTCCAAGGAAAGATCAACGATTTGCTGCGTTCTCTTTATCAACGGCAGCGGCATTATAGTGTCTATGCTGACCTTATCCTGCTTGTCTAGTTCCTTTAGGTCCGAGATGCATCGGCTTAGAACCTTGACATGCTCCTTGATCCGTTTCCTAACGGAATCGTCAAAGTAGTTGAGCTGTTGATAAGCAGTTGTGAGAAGTGCTTCACTTACGGCGGCCTGCTGAGCCGATTTCACATCAAACCGATCGAAGTCTTTCATGTACAAAACCGACAGAAGGATCTTATGTTGAAATTCCGTCGATACTACACTTGCGCGTTCCGCCAATTGAAGTTGGTATCGGGTTAGTTTATCAGTGATTTGATCTAATCGTCTGTCTATCGGCGGTTTGGCACCTGCAAGCCTTGACCTTGCATCCTCGTCATCTTCGTCTTTCCTAAAGGCTTGTCGGTGGACCGTGACGCTTGAGACTTTCACAAGTTGAGCCATCGCGGTTCTAACCTCGAGACACCGCTGATGAAATTGATTTAGCGCGCTCAGACTGTGACTGACATATCGCCTCGCCTCCAGATTGCGAGGTGACAATTCCAAGTCAAAACGCCTGCTCCCTACGCGGTATTTTATGGTATCGTACCCCTTTTGCTGGCTCAATATCTTCTCGACGCGCAACTTCCTCTTGTGGGTTCCGTCAGCCAATCTAACTTCTATCGACGTGAAATCATGATCGGCAAGAGCACGGAAATCAACTTGGAGCACCGACGAAAGCAAATTCATAAGGGTCGTCTTACCTGAGCCGTTCC
This genomic stretch from bacterium harbors:
- a CDS encoding T9SS type A sorting domain-containing protein, encoding MKVKLLVFAAALLALTSLSFAQNFVACFYYDGSQLTANCDGTGGALPDGTPMVIYYDANSNGPDAADQPATVCSNPPDCADGPAGTVNFNTFVINSAEVGLEPGQFLSEPCFTSSGITPSPSRYYIKLTAANGLVWMSPVFTLAVGPQDVYCGPWTCTPPPPPTCTPIPDTRAVTFAPVSGNVQDQAACITLCHAYPTVTVCVGPTLFGRLPEVVASSNCQCDPHQAAGYTFDGSMAGPWVWNAATMSYCQQIVLGPNGTEGCVELHFDYILAARVTDVQILPRDNSVSVSFKTASETNMARYEVRRNGNVVARLDANNGSTEHSYSYTDNSAANGTTYTYELVSVSVDGSTNLEATQAVTPDQNHALVTEYALHQNFPNPFNPTTSIRFDLVENNFVSLKIYNANGQEVSTIVNGNRQAGVNVVNFDATNLTSGLYFYTVKVGNVYSATKKMLLVK
- a CDS encoding T9SS type A sorting domain-containing protein — protein: MKHSVALVTLMLLLGHLTARADGYRLDVGHFDPQGPLTVSAAAETPLADGCLGQILVDMAGDGINVPDLAGNAGKGDALLTGSEDTRRAPESGFNFAVNGGALLTMPGSFLLSPGFAGATVPRHRIYLRVWNAPEPSQATGYWDSPLYTVLPGNQQVSFLRSEWCFSATMPDGDTPVTVAATQPLQAFPNPFNSSSRISFALQQKEHVRLVVYDLTGRLVTTLMDGPMDNGRHDFVFDGTNLPTGLYFLRLQAGKELSQVTRLLLIR
- a CDS encoding outer membrane beta-barrel protein; amino-acid sequence: MKRSWMIALLLCTLTAGSVWAQSYVVLPTIGIRGGADFARYRDTGSSSGISMKNQTNGTAALTFEHALWHPETYWSTLSLKHDFMYIRTGGRFQMANGAIQKDKVDELRFAPNLLFRWTTHAPAPFIMGGGFVGYDISSKFTTTNAPGGANASGTLQDWNKLNYGVSGGAGFQIPTPAGALSFDGRYNLGLANKFKSGTQNGLKRRTSGVVVMAGLDFRLPGSR
- a CDS encoding DUF4435 domain-containing protein is translated as MSNLEHSAGALNNLKKFYKVDSVLFVEDDNDVNFWRIVLHACGVELVYVKPAGGVEKLKHYMSHIVDKNADIIVAADSDYGRFTGGVKQHDRILYTYGYSIENSLFTAQAIAHIVKLFNASSGVSAKEVSVWMSSLEAEVDDLLALDIANQQYGRGLEVMGDNCSRFLRSDHSCYIDRTKTSHHIKRTQPAFTNAELEPIMEQVRNSDRERWSIIRGHFLTNAVINYIKSKIKRPGTKPPPLPKHTLYVMTFQYLEKWKVSPLEQQFYQSAATRLMSSVA
- a CDS encoding AAA family ATPase, whose amino-acid sequence is MYHISSFRIEGFWGSKIVECDLKPHINIFIGRNGSGKTTLMNLLSSVLQVDFRALADHDFTSIEVRLADGTHKRKLRVEKILSQQKGYDTIKYRVGSRRFDLELSPRNLEARRYVSHSLSALNQFHQRCLEVRTAMAQLVKVSSVTVHRQAFRKDEDDEDARSRLAGAKPPIDRRLDQITDKLTRYQLQLAERASVVSTEFQHKILLSVLYMKDFDRFDVKSAQQAAVSEALLTTAYQQLNYFDDSVRKRIKEHVKVLSRCISDLKELDKQDKVSIDTIMPLPLIKRTQQIVDLSLDAQSKKNDIFKNLNLFFSILHEFIDDKKIGLSSEGLLNVVLKPQGKSAEELAAADPATIEIGDLSSGEKQLMVLLAETLLQEEVPFIFLADEPELSLHIRWQEQILDAIHRLNPSAQIIVATHAPEITSQHGDAIIDMEKIFQGKMTS